A genomic region of Raphanus sativus cultivar WK10039 chromosome 6, ASM80110v3, whole genome shotgun sequence contains the following coding sequences:
- the LOC108807605 gene encoding F-box/kelch-repeat protein At3g13680-like, which translates to MTTMSDLPEDLTKEIFSMVPLTSLNAVRSTCKNWNSISKSEVLCESAARRKHFLGFMMKDFRVCSMKFDLQGIQNEADFVDPSIKQVSVLDQVEISQIFQCEGLLLCVTRDQSRLLVWNPYLGQTRWIQPRNTFLGGEKYAIGYDKNHNHKILGILGDYKSGYMVLGYEIFDLSSNTWKVSNVNHNWHIDYYQRGVSLKGHTYFLVEEKIRIGETNNNTDCILSFDFTTERFRKLLPMPFKSHYSDKVVLSCVREEQLAVILHYSRVIGQALEIWVTIKIDHGEVSWRKFLRVTSSCIRDIKPGSFFVDEEKKVVLVVDLLYKRWIVTGLNQSAHILGPDRYFKSVNIGKTRYIGKRSKHGYMINELCRTHACSSYVPSSVQLQTKPTGKIRRK; encoded by the coding sequence ATGACAACGATGTCCGATCTTCCAGAAGATTTGACAAAAGAGATATTCTCTATGGTTCCATTGACATCCCTAAACGCAGTGCGATCCACTTGTAAAAATTGGAACTCTATCTCTAAGTCTGAGGTTTTATGCGAATCAGCAGCAAGAAGGAAGCATTTTCTAGGGTTCATGATGAAGGATTTTAGGGTTTGCTCGATGAAGTTTGATCTCCAAGGAATCCAAAACGAAGCAGACTTCGTTGATCCATCTATAAAGCAAGTAAGTGTACTTGACCAAGTAGAGATCTCTCAAATCTTTCAGTGTGAAGGCTTATTGCTATGCGTCACCAGAGACCAGTCAAGGCTCTTGGTGTGGAATCCTTATTTGGGTCAAACAAGGTGGATTCAACCAAGAAACACTTTCCTAGGTGGAGAAAAATACGCTATTGGATATGACAAGAACCATAACCACAAAATCTTGGGGATTTTAGGTGACTATAAAAGCGGTTACATGGTTCTTGGGTATGAAATCTTCGATTTGAGCTCTAATACATGGAAGGTTTCTAATGTCAATCACAACTGGCATATAGATTATTATCAACGTGGTGTGTCTTTGAAGGGACATACTTATTTTTTGGTTGAAGAGAAAATAAGAATAGGTGAAACAAACAATAATACTGATTGTATACTCTCTTTTGATTTTACGACAGAGAGATTTCGGAAACTGCTGCCTATGCCGTTTAAATCTCATTATTCGGATAAAGTTGTCTTATCTTGTGTCAGAGAAGAGCAGCTAGCTGTAATATTACATTACAGCAGGGTGATTGGTCAAGCATTGGAGATTTGGGTCACAATAAAAATTGATCATGGTGAGGTTTCGTGGAGAAAGTTCTTGAGAGTCACCTCTAGCTGTATTCGTGATATTAAACCTGGGAGTTTCTTCGTTGATGAAGAAAAGAAAGTTGTTTTGGTTGTCGATCTATTGTATAAAAGATGGATCGTGACTGGTCTCAACCAAAGTGCCCACATACTTGGACCAGATAGATACTTCAAATCTGTGAATATTGGAAAGACTCGGTATATTGGAAAACGAAGCAAGCATGGATATATGATCAATGAATTATGTCGCACACATGCATGCTCTTCTTATGTTCCAAGCTCAGTGCAACtacaaaccaaaccaaccgGTAAAATCAGAAGAAAGTGA
- the LOC108807604 gene encoding F-box/kelch-repeat protein At3g13680-like — protein sequence MMKDFRVCSMKFDLQGIQNEADFVDPSIKQVSVFDQVEISQIFQCEGLLLCVTRDKSRLLVWNPYLGQMNWTQQGNNFSNIDKYALGYDKNRNHKILRIFSERGSYGEKIVLGYEIFDLSSNTLKVRNVNADWNIDYYQRGVYLKGHAYFLAKKEDTGIGEYDNGYIISFNFTTERFGKLLPLPFETKISDELVLSCVREEQLAALHQSSAVGQALEIWVTNKIDPCEVSWSKFLRITYGFRDGNLAGSFFVDEERRVAVVVDQEDYKGPNVNRHNQKVHIIGQDGCFKSVYIGEVRYLGKRGRFGYMTYDICRPLVCSSFVPSSVSLQTKQPRGKLEESETN from the coding sequence ATGATGAAGGATTTTAGAGTTTGCTCTATGAAGTTTGATCTCCAAGGAATCCAAAACGAAGCAGACTTCGTTGATCCATCTATAAAGCAAGTAAGTGTATTTGACCAAGTAGAGATATCTCAAATCTTTCAGTGTGAAGGCTTATTGCTATGCGTCACTAGAGACAAGTCAAGGCTCTTGGTATGGAATCCTTATTTGGGGCAAATGAATTGGACCCAACAAGGAAATAATTTCAGCAATATAGACAAGTATGCTCTCGGATATGACAAGAACCGTAACCACAAAATCTTGAGGATTTTCAGTGAGCGTGGAAGCTACGGCGAGAAAATTGTTCTTGGGTATGAAATCTTCGATTTGAGCTCTAATACATTGAAGGTTCGTAATGTCAATGCCGACTGGAATATAGATTATTATCAACGTGGCGTGTATTTGAAGGGACATGCTTATTTTTTGGCTAAAAAGGAGGACACAGGAATAGGAGAATATGATAATGGCTATATAATCTCTTTCAATTTTACAACAGAGAGATTTGGTAAACTGCTGCCTCTGCCGTTTGAGACTAAAATTTCAGATGAACTTGTTTTATCATGTGTGAGAGAAGAGCAACTCGCGGCATTACATCAAAGCTCTGCGGTTGGTCAAGCATTGGAGATTTGGGTCACGAATAAGATTGATCCATGTGAGGTTTCGTGGAGCAAGTTCTTAAGGATCACCTACGGTTTTAGGGATGGTAATCTAGCTGGGAGTTTCTTCGTTGACGAAGAGAGGAGAGTTGCTGTGGTTGTCGATCAAGAGGATTATAAAGGACCTAACGTGAACCGTCACAACCAAAAAGTCCACATAATTGGACAAGATGGATGCTTCAAATCTGTATATATAGGAGAGGTTCGGTATCTTGGAAAACGTGGCAGGTTTGGATATATGACATATGACATATGTCGCCCACTTGTGTGCTCTTCTTTTGTTCCAAGCTCAGTGTCACTACAAACCAAACAACCGCGCGGAAAGTTAGAAGAAAGTGAAACTAATTAG